The proteins below are encoded in one region of Juglans microcarpa x Juglans regia isolate MS1-56 chromosome 4D, Jm3101_v1.0, whole genome shotgun sequence:
- the LOC121259817 gene encoding LOW QUALITY PROTEIN: uncharacterized protein LOC121259817 (The sequence of the model RefSeq protein was modified relative to this genomic sequence to represent the inferred CDS: deleted 1 base in 1 codon), with product MFTEGLDKNALRWVKEKEVPFSNSNLRSRIDPITNIRSGGGRGFGLPPPAKFRSGHLPSNALPVSRTIPGDVDESGSHSDNDMSTDSEEVYGGRYSLDSSPQDERIPSGTTAHRYGNPAQRPPHYASDYMYSDVGSSMETVAGRQGHVAERLVRGNGRHPVGKYGYTEDESSDSAASSEFSTTQVGSINGAVPHTRAYVSEGYTSSVPSRVNMASAAKKNLRSRNLQDEKFSDDDDDDIPSAPPFCGSAQEIKQGAVRSPVSTKNNWNTLETTPSVKVENDTGNRNPEHFVRTTTNSEAGASSGSYPARLPTFHASALGPWHAVIAYDACVRLCLHAWAMECMEAPMFLESECALLRDAFGLRKVLLQSEDELLVKHTSELVSEAVAPKPKKIIGKMRVQVRKVKMALDPPTGCSISSFRPPAIRLESIQYHFSNFQSKLCSGWQALRKIRVVPRLPANGSFSHQSLAYVQAGTQYIKQVSRLLKNGVTTLRNSPSSYEAVQETYSCLIRLKSLPEEDAIRMQPGSGDTHLFFPDSIGDDLLLEVQDSKGKQFGRVLVQLATIADDPADRLRWWSIYREPEHELVGKIQLYINYSTSSDDNTHPKCGSVAETVAYDLVLEVAMKVQHFQQRNLLLHGPWKWLLTEFASYYGVSDVYTKLRYLSYVMDVATPTADCLTLVYDLLMPVVMKGHSKNTLSHQENRILGETKDQIEQILALVFENYKSLDESLPSGIMEIFKSATGLAAPALEPAVKLYTILHDILSPEAQTALCHYFQVAAKKRSRRHLTETDEYVSNSSEGSLMDTVTMSTAYQKMISLCMNIRNEIFTDIEIHNQHILPSFVDLPNLSSSIYSTELCNRLRAFLIACPPTGPSPPVAELVIATADFQRDLASWNISPIKGGVDAKELFHLYIMVWIQDKRLSLLESCKLDKVKWSGVRTQHSTTPFVDDMYDRLKETLSDYEIIICRWPEYIFGLENAIADVEKAIVEALDKQYADVLSPVKEHLAPKKFGLKYVQKLAKRSVCPYMVPDELGILLNSMKRMIDILRPKIEAQFRSWGSCIPNGENSVPGEHLSEVTVMLRAKFRNYLQAVVEKLAENTKLQNATKLKKILQDSKETVVESDVRGRMQPLKEQLTDTINHLHTIFETHVFIALCRGYWDRLGQDVLSFLENRKENRSWYKGSRIAVTILDDTFASQIQQLLGNTVQEKDLDPPRSIMEVRSILCKDAPNPKDNTYYY from the exons ATGTTCACAGAAGGTCTTGATAAAAATGCGCTTCGATGGGTTAAGGAG AAGGAAGTCCCATTCTCCAATTCGAATTTGAGATCTCGGATAGATCCCATTACCAACATTCGCAGTGGCGGCGGCAGGGGATTTGGATTGCCTCCACCGGCAAAGTTCAGAAGTGGACATTTGCCCTCAAATGCCCTCCCAGTATCTAGAACGATACCGGGTGATGTAGACGAAAGTGGGTCTCACTCTGACAATGACATGAGTACTGATTCAGAGGAGGTTTATGGGGGTAGATATTCCTTGGATTCGTCACCACAAGACGAAAGGATTCCCAGTGGTACTACTGCTCATAGATACGGGAACCCAGCGCAGAGGCCACCACATTATGCTAGTGATTATATGTACTCTGATGTTGGTTCGTCTATGGAAACGGTGGCAGGCAGACAAGGGCACGTGGCGGAGAGGTTGGTGAGGGGAAATGGGAGGCACCCGGTTGGGAAGTATGGGTATACAGAGGATGAGTCATCAGATTCTGCTGCTAGCTCGGAGTTTTCCACTACGCAAGTGGGAAGCATCAATGGTGCAGTGCCTCACACTAGAGCTTACGTTTCGGAGGGATATACTTCAAGTGTGCCATCACGGGTGAATATGGCAAGTGCCGCCAAAAAG AATTTGCGTTCAAGAAACCTGCAGGATGAGAAGTTctctgatgatgatgacgatgacaTTCCCAGTGCACCTCCTTTTTGTGGTTCCGCACAAGAAATTAAGCAAGGTGCTGTGAGAAGTCCAGTATCAACCAAAAATAATTGGAATACATTAGAAACCACACCTAGTGTTAAGGTGGAGAATGACACTGGAAATAGGAATCCTGAACATTTTGTGAG AACTACAACCAATTCTGAAGCCGGTGCATCTTCAGGTTCATATCCAGCTCGCCTCCCAACATTTCATGCAAG TGCTCTAGGGCCGTGGCATGCTGTGATTGCATATGATGCATGTGTGCGACTTTGTCTTCATGCCTGGGCAATGGAGTGCATGGAAGCTCCAATGTTCTTGGAAAGTGAATGTGCTCTACTACGCGATGCTTTTGG ATTACGCAAAGTGCTATTGCAATCAGAAGATGAACTATTGGTGAAGCACACTTCAGAGCTTGTCAGCGAGGCTGTTGCTCCAAAGCCGAAGAAAATTATTGGCAAGATGAGGGTGCAAG TGCGTAAAGTGAAGATGGCCTTGGACCCACCTACTGGATGTAGTATATCATCTTTTAGGCCACCAGCAATTAGATTGGAGTCCATTCAATATCACTTCTCCAATTTTCAGTCAAAACTCTGTTCTGGATGGCAAGCTTTAAGAAAGATTCGTGTTGTGCCACGACTTCCTGCAAATGGTTCTTTTTCACATCAGAGCTTGGCATATGTGCAAGCTGGCACACAGTATATTAAGCAGGTGTCCAGACTCCTCAAAAATGGT GTAACAACTTTACGCAACAGTCCATCGTCATATGAAGCTGTGCAAG aaacatattcttgtctaATAAGGCTAAAAAGTTTACCTGAAGAGGATGCAATCCGAATGCAACCTGGATCTGGTGATacacatttatt CTTTCCAGATAGTATAGGAGATGATCTGCTACTTGAAGTCCAGGATTCCAAGGGGAAGCAGTTTGGTCGTGTCCTCGTTCAATTGGCTACCATTGCTGATGACCCA GCTGACAGGCTACGCTGGTGGTCTATTTACCGTGAGCCTGAACATGAACTTGTTGGCAAGATACAGCTGTATATAAACTACTCAACTAGTTCGGATGATAATACTCATCCAAAG TGTGGCTCTGTTGCAGAAACGGTTGCTTATGATCTAGTTTTAGAGGTTGCTATGAAGGTTCAGCATTTTCAACAAAGAAACCTATTGTTGCATGGTCCATGGAAGTGGCTCTTAACAGAGTTTGCCTCATACTATGGAGTGTCTGATGTGTACACCAAGTTGAG ATACCTCTCTTATGTCATGGACGTCGCCACGCCAACAGCTGACTGCCTCACCTTGGTTTATGACTTGTTAATGCCAGTTGTAATGAAAGGCCATAGCAAAAACACATTGAGTCATCAAGAG AATCGAATTCTAGGAGAAACTAAGGACCAAATTGAACAGATACTTGCTTTAGTTTTTGAGAACTACAAGTCGCTTGATGAGTCCTTGCCCTCGGGTATCATGGAGATTTTCAAGTCTGCAACTGGGCTTGCAGCACCTGCCCTGGAACCAGCTGTTAAATTATATACGATTCTTCACGACATCTTGTCTCCTGAGGCACAGACTGCTTTATGCCATTATTTTCAG GTTGCAGCAAAGAAGAGATCAAGAAGGCACTTGACGGAGACAGATGAATATGTTTCCAACAGTAGTGAAGGCAGTTTGATGGACACTGTTACTATGTCTACTGCATACCAGAAGATGATATCACTGTGCATGAATATTAGGaatgaaatttttactgatATTGAGATCCATAATCAACATATACTTCCCAG TTTTGTAGACCTTCCAAATCTGTCTTCATCCATCTACAGCACAGAGCTTTGCAACAGATTGCGTGCTTTCCTCATTGCTTGCCCCCCAACGGGCCCTTCACCTCCTGTGGCCGAACTTGTTATTGCTACGGCAGATTTTCAAAGGGACCTTGCGAGCTGGAACATTAG CCCTATCAAAGGTGGAGTGGATGCGAAAGAATTGTTCCACTTGTATATTATGGTATGGATACAAGATAAGCGTCTCTCTCTGCTCGAGTCATGCAAATTAGATAAG GTGAAATGGTCAGGAGTTCGAACACAGCATTCTACTACTCCTTTTGTTGATGACATGTATGACCGACTGAAAGAAACATTAAGCGACTATGAGATCATCATTTGCCGATGGCCAGAATATATTTTTGGCTTGGAAAAT GCTATTGCGGACGTTGAAAAGGCAATAGTGGAAGCTTTAGACAAGCAATATGCAGATGTCTTGTCACCAGTGAAGGAGCATTTGGCACCCAAGAAATTTGGCCTCAAGTATGTCCAGAAGCTTGCCAAACGTTCTGTTTGCCCCTATATGGTTCCTGATGAG CTGGGGATTTTACTGAATTCCATGAAGAGGATGATTGATATCTTGCGTCCCAAGATAGAAGCTCAGTTCAGGTCATGGGGTTCTTGCATCCCTAATGGTGAAAACTCAGTTCCTGGAGAGCATCTCAGTGAAGTAACAGTGATGCTGAGAGCCAAGTTCAGAAATTATTTGCAAGCAGTTGTGGAGAAACTTGCAGAGAAT ACAAAGTTACAGAATGCTACAAAACTGAAAAAGATTCTTCAAGATTCAAAGGAGACTGTGGTGGAATCTGATGTGCGGGGTAGAATGCAGCCTCTGAAAGAGCAGTTGACAGATACAATAAATCACCTTCATACCATCTTTGAGACTCATGTTTTCATTGCACTCTGTCGAGGTTACTGGGACCGGCTGGGGCAG GATGTTCTAAGTTTCTTGGAGAACAGGAAAGAGAATAGGTCATGGTATAAAGGTTCACGGATTGCAGTTACT ATTCTGGACGATACCTTTGCCTCACAGATACAGCAGCTGCTTGGAAATACAGTTCAAGAGAAAGACCTGGACCCACCTAGATCTATCATGGAAGTCCGTTCAATTCTTTGCAAGGATGCTCCCAATCCCAAGGACAACACATATTACTATTAA